One genomic region from Phragmites australis chromosome 1, lpPhrAust1.1, whole genome shotgun sequence encodes:
- the LOC133920483 gene encoding GATA transcription factor 12-like, whose protein sequence is MEAPAEYGYYGGAGRERKAPGYGDHFVVDDLLVLPYDDDEEGDGEAAPGDVEAQCLQAADSAGGAGGGGIKEEGGLGNLSADSSTVTALDSCSNSFSGLADGDFSGDLCEPYDQLAELEWLSNYMGEGDDAFATEDLQKLQLINGIPAGGFSSSANVPRAPVTEAALASVASAGQPGMFLPEASVPGKARSKRSRAAPGNWSSRPLVLPPPPASPPSPASMAISPAESGISAQAFPTKKPSKKKDAPLAPQAQPSSASAQSGGSASAASAEGRRCLHCETDKTPQWRTGPMGPKTLCNACGVRYKSGRLVPEYRPAASPTFVMSRHSNSHRKVLELRRQKEVQPQPHVIAGGAGGLMHMQSSLLFDGPAAPPIVAGDDILIHHHIGTGYRQLI, encoded by the exons ATGGAGGCGCCGGCCGAGTACGGGTACTACGGCGGCGCGGGCCGCGAGAGGAAGGCGCCGGGGTACGGGGACCACTTCGTCGTGGACGACCTCCTCGTGCTGCcgtacgacgacgacgaggaaggGGACGGGGAAGCGGCACCCGGCGACGTCGAGGCGCAGTGCCTGCAGGCCGCTGACTCcgccggcggcgccggaggaggCGGCATCAAGGAGGAGGGCGGCCTCGGGAACTTGTCGGCCGACTCGTCGACGGTCACGGCCCTGGACAGCTGCAGCAACTCCTTCTCCGGGCTAGCCGACGGCGACTTCTCGGGCGACCTGTGCGAGCCG TACGACCAATTGGCGGAACTGGAATGGCTTTCCAACTACATGGGCGAGGGAGACGACGCCTTCGCCACCGAGGATCTTCAGAAGCTGCAGCTTATCAACGGCATCCCCGCCGGCGGCTTCTCCTCGTCGGCGAACGTGCCGCGGGCTCCCGTGACCGAGGCGGCTCTGGCTTCGGTCGCCTCCGCGGGGCAGCCAGGTATGTTCCTCCCGGAGGCGTCGGTCCCTGGCAAGGCTCGTAGCAAGCGCTCCCGCGCTGCGCCCGGCAACTGGTCGTCACGACCGCTCGTGCTCCCGCCACCCCCGGCCTCGCCGCCATCCCCGGCGTCCATGGCCATCTCGCCGGCGGAGTCCGGCATCTCGGCCCAGGCGTTCCCTACCAAGAAGCCGTCAAAGAAGAAGGACGCGCCGCTGGCGCCGCAGGCGCAGCCCTCGAGCGCGTCCGCGCAGTCGGGCGGCTCGGCCTCGGCGGCATCTGCGGAAGGGCGGCGGTGTCTGCACTGCGAGACGGATAAGACGCCGCAGTGGAGGACCGGACCCATGGGGCCCAAGACGCTGTGCAACGCGTGCGGGGTCCGGTACAAGTCGGGCCGGCTGGTGCCGGAGTACCGGCCCGCGGCGAGCCCGACCTTCGTGATGTCGAGGCACTCCAACTCGCACCGCAAGGTGCTGGAGCTGCGCCGCCAGAAGGAGGTGCAGCCCCAGCCGCACGTGATCGCCGGCGGTGCAGGCGGGCTAATGCACATGCAGAGCTCGCTGCTGTTTGACGGGCCCGCGGCGCCACCCATCGTCGCCGGCGACGACATCTTGATCCACCACCACATAGGGACAGGCTATCGTCAGCTCATCTAG
- the LOC133889621 gene encoding carotenoid cleavage dioxygenase 8 homolog B, chloroplastic-like, whose amino-acid sequence MSPTMASSLCVFAAMSSAAGRPAGVSAVPGRLSSSQGAKQGKRAVAQPLAASVVTEMPPPVIAPPARPVVDAPRRRGGRGGGEHAAWKSVRQERWEGALEVEGELPLWLDGTYLRNGPGLWNLGDYGFRHLFDGYATLVRVSFCNGRAVGAHRQIESEAYKAARAHGKVCYREFSEVPKPDSFLSYVGQLASLFSGSSLTDNSNTGVVMLGDGRVLCLTETIKGSIVIDPDTLDTIGKFEYSDKLGGLIHSAHPIVTETEFWTLIPDLIRPGYAVARMDAGSNERQFVGRVDCRGRPAPGWVHSFPITEHYVVVPEMPLRYCAKNLLRAEPTPLYKFEWHIESGSYMHVMCKASGKIVASVEVPPFVTFHFINAYEERDEEGRVTAIIADCCEHNANTSILDNLRLHNLRSFTGQDVLPDARVGRFRIPLGGSPFGELESALDPDEHGRGMDMCSINPAHVGKKYRYAYACGARRPCNFPNTLTKIDLVEKTAKNWYEEGAVPSEPFFVPRPGAVEEDDGVAISMVSAKDGSGYALVLDATTFQEIARAKFPYAMPYGLHCCWVPRNSNA is encoded by the exons ATGTCGCCCACTATGGCCTCGTCGCTCTGCGTTTTCGCAGCGATGTCTAGCGCCGCCGGTAGGCCGGCCGGTGTCTCGGCGGTTCCGGGCCGTCTGTCCAGCAGCCAGGGGGCCAAACAGGGCAAGCGGGCCGTGGCGCAGCCTCTCGCCGCTAGCGTCGTGACGGAGATGCCGCCTCCGGTCATCGCCCCGCCGGCTAGGCCCGTCGTCGACGCCCCGCGCCGCCGTGGGGGCCGCGGTGGCGGCGAGCACGCGGCGTGGAAGAGCGTCCGGCAGGAGAGGTGGGAAGGGGCGCTGGAGGTGGAGGGGGAGCTGCCGCTATGGCTG GATGGCACATACCTGAGGAACGGCCCGGGCCTGTGGAACCTCGGCGACTACGGCTTCCGGCACCTGTTCGACGGCTACGCCACGCTCGTGCGCGTCTCGTTCTGCAACGGCCGCGCGGTGGGCGCGCACCGCCAGATCGAGTCGGAGGCGTACAAGGCGGCGCGCGCTCACGGCAAGGTGTGCTACCGCGAGTTCTCCGAGGTGCCCAAGCCGGACAGCTTCCTCTCCTACGTCGGCCAGCTCGCCAGCCTCTTCTCGGGCTCCTCGCTGACCGACAACTCCAACACGGGCGTCGTCATGCTCGGCGACGGCCGCGTCCTCTGCCTGACGGAGACCATCAAGGGCTCCATCGTGATCGACCCGGACACGCTCGACACGATCGGCAAGTTCGAGTACAGTGACAAGCTGGGCGGCCTGATCCACTCGGCGCACCCGATCGTGACGGAGACCGAGTTCTGGACGCTGATCCCGGACCTGATCCGGCCCGGCTACGCTGTCGCGCGGATGGACGCCGGGAGCAACGAGCGGCAGTTCGTCGGCCGGGTGGACTGCCGCGGCCGGCCGGCGCCCGGGTGGGTGCACTCGTTCCCCATCACCGAGCACTACGTCGTGGTGCCGGAGATGCCGCTCCGGTACTGCGCTAAGAACCTCCTCCGCGCGGAGCCCACGCCGCTGTACAAGTTCGAGTGGCACATCGAGTCCGGCAGCTACATGCACGTCATGTGCAAGGCCAGCGGCAAGATA GTGGCGAGCGTGGAGGTGCCGCCGTTCGTGACGTTCCACTTCATCAACGCGTACGAGGAGAGGGACGAGGAGGGGCGCGTGACGGCGATCATCGCGGACTGCTGCGAGCACAACGCCAACACCTCCATCCTCGACAACCTCCGCCTGCACAACCTCCGCTCCTTCACCGGCCAGGACGTCCTCCCCGACGCCAG GGTGGGCCGGTTCAGGATACCGCTGGGCGGGAGCCCGTTCGGCGAGCTGGAGTCGGCGCTGGACCCGGACGAGCACGGCCGCGGGATGGACATGTGCAGCATCAACCCGGCCCACGTCGGCAAGAAGTACCGGTATGCCTACGCCTGCGGCGCGCGCCGGCCGTGCAACTTCCCCAACACCCTCACCAAGATCGACCTCGTCGAGAAGACGGCCAAGAACTGGTACGAGGAGGGCGCCGTGCCATCTGAGCCCTTCTTCGTGCCTCGCCCCGGCGCcgtggaggaggacgacg GCGTGGCGATATCGATGGTGAGCGCCAAGGACGGGTCGGGCTACGCGCTGGTGCTGGACGCCACGACGTTCCAGGAGATCGCGCGGGCCAAGTTCCCGTACGCGATGCCCTACGGCTTGCACTGCTGCTGGGTGCCCAGAAACTCGAACGCGTAG